One Myxococcaceae bacterium JPH2 genomic window, GACGTCGTGATTCTTCGCCGGCTGAACCTCAACGGCGGAGTCACGGGCGCTTCTGGAGCCACGGGCATCCAATTCAACAGTGGCCGCGCGCTCTACGTGGAGCGCTCTCGAATCCACGGCTTCGCCCAGGATGGCATCCGCTTCTCACCCGTGGAGGGAGGCCAGCTCTACCTCGACCAGTCCTCGATCTTCGCCAACGGTGGCGCGGGGCTGTCCCTGGGCTCGACAACGTCGAGAGCCTCCGCTGTGCTCTCTCGCAGCACCCTGTCGCGGAACCAGCGCGGCCTCGCAATGAGCGGAGGTGCGTTCGCCACCCTCTATGACGACACGGTCTCCGGAAACACGGAGGCAGGGCTCTGGGTTCGCGCCGAGACGGGCACCGCCGCGGAGCTCAACGTGGAGAGCCTCCAGTTGACGGGCAATGGCGTGGGAATCCATGTGGCCTCGCTCGGCACGGACAGCCGCGCCCTCGTCCGCTTGTCGAAAGCCGTGGTGCAGGCCAATACCAATGCCAGCACGCGCCTCCTCGGCACGGGGGCCATCCTCTCGTTCGGAAACAACCGGATGGAGGGCACCACCACCCCGGCCTGCGCGGCGGGCACCTTGTCGCTGGAGCCCTCCTCACTGGCGCCCCCCCTGCGAGGCAGCCCCTTCGCGCCCGTGGAGTTCGCGACGCTCGGCGCCCTGGGCAGCGCGCGCGTCTCCGTGACGGGGGCGCTCCCAAGAGGCCTCACGCTGACGGGAGGCGTGCTCTCCGGGACCCCCGAGGAGGGCGGTGACTTTCCCCTGACGCTCAGCGCCACCGACGGCAACGGATGCACCGTGTCCCGCGCCAGCACCCTCACGGTCACCTGCCCGCCCATGACCCTCACTCCGGACACGCTGCCCGAGGCCACGACGGGACAGCCTTACACGGTCCCCGTACTCACCCTCTCCGGCGGCGTTGGCACCAGCACCTTCAGCCTCGAGGGGAAGCTCCCCGTGGGCCTGGCGTTCAAGAACGGCACGCTCACGGGCATGCCCACGCAGTTCGGCGAGTATCCGCTCACGGTGAGCGCGACGGATGAGGGCCGCTGCTCGGCGAGCCTCGCCTACACGCTGAAGGTCATCCGGTCGGCCGACTTCCAGGAGACGCAGGCGCAGCTCACGGCCTCCGCCAACCCCGTCCATGAGGACGAGTCGCTGACCTTCACCGTCCAGGTCCAGGGCGGCACCGGAGAGCCCACTGGAACACCACCCTGATGATGGGCAATCAGGTGCTCTCCACGGTCGCGCTCCAGGGGCGCCAGGCACGCCACACCGTCACGGGGCTCCAGCCTGGGCACTCCGCGTTCACCAGCATCTACAGCGGAGACACGCGCTTCGGCGGGAGCGTGAGCCCCACCGTGGAGATGGAGGTCCTCAAGAAGGCGCCCGCGGCACCCGGTGTCCCAAGCACGACGCAGGACAAGGGCTGTGGCTGCAATGAGTCCGGTGCGTCGGGAGGCGTCGCGTTGTTGCTGCTCGGCGCCCTCCTCGGCAGGCGTCGCCACGCCGCCTGAGTTGTGCCACCAGCCCCACGCGGAGGTGCTGCCTCAGCCTCTCCGCGTGTCAGGGCGGAAATTCCAGGTTCGTCGCTCTCGCGCGAAAGGAGCGGCGACCATGAAGTCCTCGACAGCACAGAGCCCGATGAATCCAACCCATCCACCGTACGCTGACACTGGCATCGGCACGCAGCGACTGCAGCGGTCCGCCGCTCCTCATGGGTGTGGCTGGGATTCCGTCCCCCTGCCTGACCCTCCGCCCGGTTCCTGACGATTCACGTCCCGTCGAGTGGCGGGCGTGCTTCGCCAGAGGCCGGGCTCCCGCGCGGAGACCCGGCCTCTGTCGTTCCAGGGTCTCCCGCCTCCTCCGCGCAGTTCCCCACCTGGGTGTAGCTCAGCTTGGCTAGAGCGCACGGTTCGGATCCGTGAGGGCGCAGGTTCAATTCCTGCCACCCAGACTCCGGCGCATGTGGACACCCTCCCTTGCGCCAAGGACGTCGTGACATGGAGACCTTGGTCCTCAGTTCATCCTACGAGCCCGTTGCCCGAGTCCCCTGGCAACGCGCTGTGATGCTCATCTTCCAGGGGAAGGTCGAAGTGGTCGAAGAGTACGAGGACCGCGTCGTCCGCTCGGTGACCGTGGCCATCCGCATGCCGTCGGTCATCCGCTTCGTGCGGGGCCTGCGCCGGGGCCCCCGAGGCATCAAGTTCAGCCGCGAGAACGTCTACATGCGCGACGGCTGCAAGTGCCAGTACTGCGGCCGTCGTGTCTCCCGCGCCGAGGCCACGTATGACCACGTGGTGCCGCGCGCGCAGGGTGGGCGCACGAACTGGGAGAACATCGTCATCGCGTGCGTGCGCTGCAATCAGCGCAAGGGGAACCGGACGCCCACGCAGGCCGATATGGCGCTGCGAACGGTGCCGGGCAAGCCGAGGAAGCTGCCGGACTCGGTGCACCTGACGTTCCTCTACGAGAAGGGTGTGCCCGTCTCGTGGCGCAAGTTCCTCCGGGACATCGAGTACTGGCACATCGAGCTGCTGGCGGACTGACGTCGCGTGGGACGCCCAAGGTGTTCCACGCGACGGCAGCCCCGTCCCTCGAAGCGGAATGGTTCGCGTGCACGGAATCCTTAGCGTCTGGCGAGCCGGGCCCTTGCGGACTCGGCGCTGAGAAAGGCCACACGCATGCCGCTGTTCCGCACCCGTCCTCGTGCCCTCGCGGGCTTCCTCCTCCTCGCCTCCCTCGTCCCGCTGGGCGTCGGCTGCGGCGCGTCGGACCCCGACCCCGACCCGGCGACGCATCCCCAGGACGTCCCCCTCCCGACAGACGCGGAGCGAGAGCGCATCGAGAAGGGCCTCGCCGTGGCACCGGTCACCGTCAACCTGACCGGGTTGGATCGCGACCTGGTGGGCCTGGGCAGCTACATCGTCAACGCCCAGGGGGGCTGCAATGACTGCCACACCAATCCGCCCTATGTGGCCGGTGGCGATCCCTTTCACGGCGAGCCCACGCAAATCAATGCCGCGAACTACCTCGCGGGCGGAATGGTCTTCCCGGGTGGCATCACGTCGAGAAACATCACGCCGGACAGCATGGGGATGCCGGCGGGGCTCACCGTGGATGAGTTCCTGGGCGTCCTGCGCACCGGCAAGGTGGGAGGCACCCTGCTGCAAGTGATGCCCTGGCCCATCTTCTCCAACATGAGCGAGCACGACATGCGCGCCATCTACGAGTACCTGCGCGCCATTCCTCACGCCGAGCCAGGCGCCAGCACCATGCCCTGACACACACCTTCCTCGTCGACGGTCCTGGCAGCGCTCGAAGGTTCTCGGGATTGCCAGCTCACCACCACGGTTCAGTGGGGGTAGAGTATCGCGGCGCTTGGGGGCGCCCTGACCGACATGGCGACGAGGAAGAGCGAGGACCAGGAGAGACTCATCGACCGCGACCTCACCGCGCAGGCGCGCGACGGCAAGCTGCCGGCCGCGCACGGCGTGGATGCGGCCGTGACGGAAGTGCTCGCCCTGCTCACCCGGGGCGGCAAGCATCCCCTGCTCGCGGGTGAGGCCGGGGTCGGAAAGAGCGCGCTCGTGCAGGAAGTGGCCCGGCGCATCGCCGAGGGGCGCGTGGACGCCGAGCTGACCCAGGCTCGGCTGGTGGAGGTCTCCGTCGCCAACATCCTGGCGCGGAGCACCCAGCGTCAGGCGGCCGAGAGCTTCGAGGAGCTGCTCTCACACCTGGGCCGGCACCCCTGCCCCATCGTCTACATCCGCGACCTGCCCGCCGCGCTGGGTGGCCCCTTGGCGCCCGTCGCGGTCCGCGCCCTGCGCACCGGCGGACTGCGCTTCATCTTCGAGACCGAGCCCAAGCGCGTCCAGGAGCTGCTGCGCGCCGATGAGGCCTTGGCCGAGCGCCTCCACCTGTTGCCCATGCACGAACCACCGCTCGAGAAGGCGCGGTGGGTGGTGGGACGCGTGGCGGAGGAGCTGGAGCGAGAGCTGCGGCTGCCCATCGATCCCGCCGCGTGCGACATGGCACTGCGCCTGTCCGCCAAGTTCCTCCTGGCCCAGCGCATGCCGCGCAAGGCCATTGAGCTGCTCAAGGAGACCGCCGCGGAGGCGGCCGGCGCCGCGCGCGACCACGTCGGGCCCGAGGACGTGCTCACGCGCTTCTGCGCCGCCACGCGCCTGCCTCGCTTCGTGGTGGATGACGCCCTGCCGCTGGACCTGGAGGAGACGGAGCGCTTCTTCGGGGAGCGGCTGCTGGGCCAGACCGATGCGGTGGGCGCGGTGCTGCGCTCGGTGGCGTTGCTCAAGGCCGGACTGAACGACCCGCGCCGACCGCTCGGCGTGTTCCTGTTCGCGGGCCCCACCGGCGTGGGCAAGACGCAGTTGGCCAAGCTGCTCGCCGAGTACCTGTTCGGTTCGGCGGACCGCCTCGTGCGCCTCAACATGGCGGACTACCCCAACGACGGCGACGAGAGCGTTCCCTTCGGCGCGGCGTGGGCGCCGGCGCTGGAGACGCGGCGAGGGGAGCTGTCCGCGCTGCTCGACGGCAAGGTGTTCTCCGTGCTGCTGCTCGACGAGTTCGAGAAGGCCGCGCGCAGCGTGCACGACCGCTTCCTCCAGCTCTTCGACGAGGGCACCTTCGTCAATGGCGCGGGCGAGACGGTGTCGTGCAACAACACGCTCATCGTGGCCACGTCCAACGTGGGCGCGGAGGTCTACCGAGAACCCGGTCTGGGCTTCTCCAGCCCCAAGCGCGCCGAGGAGCAGGTCCACGAGGTGGATCGACGCATCGCCGAGGCGTTCCGCCCTGAGTTCCTCAACCGCTTCGACGCCCTCTGCCACTTCCGTCCGCTCTCCAAGGTGGACATCCGGAAGATTGCCCAGCGCGAAGTGGGACGCGTGCTGGAGCGCGAGGGCATCCGAGCACGCGCCCTGGACGTCGAGGTGACACCCGAGGTCGTCGACCTGCTGGTGGAGCGTGGCTACTCGCCGCAGTTCGGTGCTCGCTACCTGCAGCGAGAGATTGAGAAGACGCTCACCGCCGCGCTCGCGGTGGAGATTGCGCGCCGTCCCCTGCCGCCCGGAACGCCCGTGCGCGTGGAGGCCCGGGTCCAGGGCAAGGTGGTCGCGGTGGCCGAGCCCATCCCCGCCCCCCGCGAAGTGACGGCGCAATTGCTCCTGCCCACCGCCAAGGCCGCGGCGGTCAAGCGCCGCCTGGACCGCAAGTCCGTCCTCAGCGAGATGGACCGGATGGTGGGCCGCGCGCGCGAACTCGCGACGTCCTCGGGGCGACCGGAGCTGGAGGTTCGTCGCTCGGCCCTCCTCGCGGAGACGCAGGCCCCGGACCTCTGGGACGACCCCACGCACGCGGCCGAGGTCATCCGCGCCTTCCGCGCGGTGGAAGCGCAGATCAACGAACTGGAGCGCCTGGAGGCCGCGTGTCTCTTCGCGCGGCGACTGGTGCGCGAGGCGAAGAACGAGGTGCAGCTCGCCTCCGCCGCGAAGCAGGTGGAGGACGTGGCGCGCGAGGTCCAGATGGCCGAGGCCATGCACGCCTCGGGCGCCACCGCGCGCGACAACGAGGCGCTGGTGGACATCTGCGCCAGTGACTCGGCGGAGGCGCAGGAGCTGTGGGTGCAGGAGCTGGCCAGCATGTACCTGGGCTGGGCCCAGCGCCGAGGCTACGAGGCCATGGCGGTGGCCGAGGCAGAGGCCCCCGCGCGCGTGGTGGTGCGCATCGCCGGTCCGGGCGCGTTCGGGTTCCTGTCCGGCGAGGCCGGCATGCACCGGCGCATCGAGGAGGAGAAGCGGCAGCGCGCCTATGTCCGCGTGCACCGCGGCGGTCCCTTGGAGGCCGAGGAGGAGGAGCTGCTCGACTTGGGAGGGCGCCCCATCAAGAGCCACGAAGGGGCCTATCTCCAGCGCGTGCGCACCGAAGTGACAGCGCGCGATGAGTCCACCGGCCGGGTCATCACGCTGGCGGGCTCCAGTGAGTTGGATGAACTCAAGGGCATCGCGGCCCGCGTCGTGTCGGGCCAGGGCGGCAGCACCGAAGAGGTGCGGCGCTACTACCTCGGCCGAGGCGCGCGGGTGGAAGACCCTCGCACGGGTGCCGGCACGCCTCGGGTGAAGGATGTCCTGCGCGGCGAGCTGGACGTGTTCATCGCGGCTTGGATCTCCCGCCCTCCCGCCGAGCCGCCCGCCACGGGGAGCTGACGGCTTCGCGCTCGCTCAGGGCATCAGTCCCTGGGCGAGCCCCAGCCGCATCACCTCCGCCAGCAAGTCCAGGCCTTGCGCCGTGTTGACGCGGGAGTGCGAAGTGCCGCCGCTCGTCACCTGCACCGAGCCACCCATGACGAACGGCACGGGCCGCTTGCCCAACCGCATGAGGCGCTCGTCGTGGAAGGCCTGAGGCGCGCGCTCCCGCAACATGCGCGTGAGCATCACCATGTTCGCGGTGCGCACCGGTTGGAGCGCGGAACCCAGGCACGAAAAGTCCAACGCGTGCTCGCGCAACACCGCGCCACGTCCGTCCCGAGCGAAGACGAAGATGACCTGGGACGTGTCCTCCTCCGTCGAGCGGACCTGGGTCTGCGCGGTCCGAGTCATCTTCAAGCCGCCCGTGACGAGCGCCGTGCCGAGAGCGAGCTGACGCGACTTCTCCGTGTGCTCGCTCTGCGTCCGGACCAGACTGAGTCCGCGGAAGATGGCGACCACGTCCTCCCATGCCATCTCCAGCGAAGGACCCGAGCGAGGAGAGAACGTCACCGAGGCGTCCGCGAAGGTCACGGTGCGCACCAGCGTGCGTCCTTCCTCGACCGAGTGCTCGTCCACGGAGAGGGCCGCGAGCCCCGCCCCGCGCAGCTTCGCGACCAGCGTGTCCGCGGCGTCGGGGGCGAGGCGGGCCAACAGGGCGGGCGGCTCGGGAGCCAGTCGCATGCGGGCCTCGGCGGGCGCCATGCCCGCGGCGGAGGCGAGCAATGCCGCCGCGGAAGAGACATCACTCACGGGACGGACGAGCGCGACGATCTTCATGGCATCCCACCCCTTCGTGCGACCGCGCCCGCATTCTCGCTGAAAACACGGGCGTTCGCGCGCGCCCTGCGCTCGCTCAATCCAACAGGTGGGGATTGCGCAGGATGAGGAGCCCGGCCTGCACGGTGCTGACGTAGTCGTTGAACCGACCGGTGCGCGCCAGCTCGCTCGCGTCGCGCGTCCCGGACTTGGCCAGCACGCCGTCCACCAGCGCCTCGCCCTGGTTGTAGGCCGCCAGGGCCAGCCGCCAGTCGCCATACCGCGCATGGAGGCTGGTGAAGAGGGCCGCAGCGGCCTCTGTCTCGCGCTCCACGTCCAGTCGCTCATCCTTCGTCGCGTCCACCGTGAGGCCGTACTGGCGCGCGGTCTCGGCGATGAACATCCACACGCCGGCTCCGCGCGGTCCGCGGGCCATCGACGGCTCGCGGGACGTCTCGGGCAGGTTGCTCACCGCGGACTCGACCATCGCCACCGCCACGAGCCCCTCGGGCAGCGAATGCTGGCGCAGTGTGCGGGTGAGCGTCTCCCGGCGCGGGCCCAGGTTGGTCAGCGCCTTGCGCATGAAGTCGCGCCCCTTGGGCACCGTCACGAAGGCATTGAGCTTCTCCAATACCTGCTCGTCCACCACCACCGGCAGGTCTCCCTCACGCGCGGAGGACTTCGCGAGCGCTCGAGCCTCTTCCAGGTTCAGGGCTCGGCCACGCGAGGCGCTCTGTGCCCACAGCGCCAGCGGCGTGAGCACCAGGGCCACGCTCGCGACGAGCGCGGTGGCGCGGAAGGGACGAACGGGACGCGACTGGAACAGCATGTGAATCCTCCTGACGGTGGGGTGAGACATTCCGGTGACACCCGCGGCGAGCGGGCGCGAGTGAGGGATGCGGAGCGAGGCCTGCAACAGGCACTCGGCATAGGGGCCGGGTTGCGCCTTGCCTGTCGTCACGAGCGCCTCGTCGCAGGCCATTTCCTGCAGCGAGGCCAGCCACCGGCTCGCGGCGAGCATGGCGGGGTTCCAGAAGAAGACGCTGTCGAGCACGACGCGGGCATAGGCAAACACCGTGTCACGCTGTCGATGGTGTTGAAGCTCGTGCAGCACCGTCATCCGGAGCGACTCCGGCTGCACGAGCAGGCTCGCGGGCACCACCACCCAGGCCCCGGGTTGAGTTCCACGAAAGGGAAACCAGACGGAGTACGCGGAGCCATCCGAGTCATCCACCGCGATGGCCACGCGGCCCACCCTGCGCGCGAGAGGCAACGACCCCAGTCGTCGCAACAGCCGGCGCTGCTGCGCCAGACGCCAGACCAGACACCCCGCCACGCCAATCCCTACCGTGAGCCCCGCCAGAGCACCCCAGGGGAGCACCGGCGTGGAGTCTTGCGCTTGAGCAATGCGACCGCCGCCAACAGGCTCGCGCGAGGGCTCAGGCAATCTCGCGGTGTGCCGCACGACGGACCGCTCAAAGGAAAACAGCGGTCCCACGGGCACGAGCCCTCGTAATGCCAGACATGCCAGCGGCAAGCCCACCGCCACTGCCAAGGTCAGCCGCCCCGCTCGCAAGGCCTGCCGTGAGGAGAGCGGCAACCGGCCTCGCTCGCTCAACCACAGTCCAGCGCGCAGCAGTCCGAGCCCCAACGTGACGAGCAGCGCCACGATGGCGTAGGTCGCGAACAGCTCACGCCACAGCGCGCTCACGACTTCGTCCCCTTGCGACCCAGCAGCTTGCGCAGCTGCTCCACTTCCTCG contains:
- a CDS encoding HNH endonuclease codes for the protein METLVLSSSYEPVARVPWQRAVMLIFQGKVEVVEEYEDRVVRSVTVAIRMPSVIRFVRGLRRGPRGIKFSRENVYMRDGCKCQYCGRRVSRAEATYDHVVPRAQGGRTNWENIVIACVRCNQRKGNRTPTQADMALRTVPGKPRKLPDSVHLTFLYEKGVPVSWRKFLRDIEYWHIELLAD
- a CDS encoding Ig-like domain repeat protein; translated protein: MMGNQVLSTVALQGRQARHTVTGLQPGHSAFTSIYSGDTRFGGSVSPTVEMEVLKKAPAAPGVPSTTQDKGCGCNESGASGGVALLLLGALLGRRRHAA
- a CDS encoding AAA family ATPase: MATRKSEDQERLIDRDLTAQARDGKLPAAHGVDAAVTEVLALLTRGGKHPLLAGEAGVGKSALVQEVARRIAEGRVDAELTQARLVEVSVANILARSTQRQAAESFEELLSHLGRHPCPIVYIRDLPAALGGPLAPVAVRALRTGGLRFIFETEPKRVQELLRADEALAERLHLLPMHEPPLEKARWVVGRVAEELERELRLPIDPAACDMALRLSAKFLLAQRMPRKAIELLKETAAEAAGAARDHVGPEDVLTRFCAATRLPRFVVDDALPLDLEETERFFGERLLGQTDAVGAVLRSVALLKAGLNDPRRPLGVFLFAGPTGVGKTQLAKLLAEYLFGSADRLVRLNMADYPNDGDESVPFGAAWAPALETRRGELSALLDGKVFSVLLLDEFEKAARSVHDRFLQLFDEGTFVNGAGETVSCNNTLIVATSNVGAEVYREPGLGFSSPKRAEEQVHEVDRRIAEAFRPEFLNRFDALCHFRPLSKVDIRKIAQREVGRVLEREGIRARALDVEVTPEVVDLLVERGYSPQFGARYLQREIEKTLTAALAVEIARRPLPPGTPVRVEARVQGKVVAVAEPIPAPREVTAQLLLPTAKAAAVKRRLDRKSVLSEMDRMVGRARELATSSGRPELEVRRSALLAETQAPDLWDDPTHAAEVIRAFRAVEAQINELERLEAACLFARRLVREAKNEVQLASAAKQVEDVAREVQMAEAMHASGATARDNEALVDICASDSAEAQELWVQELASMYLGWAQRRGYEAMAVAEAEAPARVVVRIAGPGAFGFLSGEAGMHRRIEEEKRQRAYVRVHRGGPLEAEEEELLDLGGRPIKSHEGAYLQRVRTEVTARDESTGRVITLAGSSELDELKGIAARVVSGQGGSTEEVRRYYLGRGARVEDPRTGAGTPRVKDVLRGELDVFIAAWISRPPAEPPATGS
- a CDS encoding cytochrome C, with the translated sequence MPLFRTRPRALAGFLLLASLVPLGVGCGASDPDPDPATHPQDVPLPTDAERERIEKGLAVAPVTVNLTGLDRDLVGLGSYIVNAQGGCNDCHTNPPYVAGGDPFHGEPTQINAANYLAGGMVFPGGITSRNITPDSMGMPAGLTVDEFLGVLRTGKVGGTLLQVMPWPIFSNMSEHDMRAIYEYLRAIPHAEPGASTMP
- a CDS encoding right-handed parallel beta-helix repeat-containing protein; protein product: MHRLILTAFMFASAPALAQASRTWVSGLGDDANPCVRTAPCKTFAGAYAKTAPGGEIDALDPGGFGPLTITHAITIDGGPQTGGVLASSTAGITVNAGPLDVVILRRLNLNGGVTGASGATGIQFNSGRALYVERSRIHGFAQDGIRFSPVEGGQLYLDQSSIFANGGAGLSLGSTTSRASAVLSRSTLSRNQRGLAMSGGAFATLYDDTVSGNTEAGLWVRAETGTAAELNVESLQLTGNGVGIHVASLGTDSRALVRLSKAVVQANTNASTRLLGTGAILSFGNNRMEGTTTPACAAGTLSLEPSSLAPPLRGSPFAPVEFATLGALGSARVSVTGALPRGLTLTGGVLSGTPEEGGDFPLTLSATDGNGCTVSRASTLTVTCPPMTLTPDTLPEATTGQPYTVPVLTLSGGVGTSTFSLEGKLPVGLAFKNGTLTGMPTQFGEYPLTVSATDEGRCSASLAYTLKVIRSADFQETQAQLTASANPVHEDESLTFTVQVQGGTGEPTGTPP
- a CDS encoding transglycosylase SLT domain-containing protein, which gives rise to MSALWRELFATYAIVALLVTLGLGLLRAGLWLSERGRLPLSSRQALRAGRLTLAVAVGLPLACLALRGLVPVGPLFSFERSVVRHTARLPEPSREPVGGGRIAQAQDSTPVLPWGALAGLTVGIGVAGCLVWRLAQQRRLLRRLGSLPLARRVGRVAIAVDDSDGSAYSVWFPFRGTQPGAWVVVPASLLVQPESLRMTVLHELQHHRQRDTVFAYARVVLDSVFFWNPAMLAASRWLASLQEMACDEALVTTGKAQPGPYAECLLQASLRIPHSRPLAAGVTGMSHPTVRRIHMLFQSRPVRPFRATALVASVALVLTPLALWAQSASRGRALNLEEARALAKSSAREGDLPVVVDEQVLEKLNAFVTVPKGRDFMRKALTNLGPRRETLTRTLRQHSLPEGLVAVAMVESAVSNLPETSREPSMARGPRGAGVWMFIAETARQYGLTVDATKDERLDVERETEAAAALFTSLHARYGDWRLALAAYNQGEALVDGVLAKSGTRDASELARTGRFNDYVSTVQAGLLILRNPHLLD